The following proteins are co-located in the Mus caroli chromosome 7, CAROLI_EIJ_v1.1, whole genome shotgun sequence genome:
- the LOC110298944 gene encoding olfactory receptor 51F2-like has protein sequence MSTFQNTTASSIIFLLTGVPGLEAFHTWISIPFCFLYATALSGNSLILFVIITQPSLHEPMYYFLSMLSTTDLGLSISTLATMLGIFWFNAREISFNACLSQMFFIQLFTVMESSVLLAMAFDRYMAISNPLRYASVLTDLKIAQIGVAIVTRGTLILTPMVVLLKRLSYCSSHVLHHSYCFHPDVMKLSCTDTRINSAVGLTALISTAGVDSVFIILSYVLIIRTVLSIASPEERKKAFSTCISHIGAVAVFYIPLISLSFVHRFGKRAPPYVHTLIANAYLLIPPVMNPIIYSVKTKQIWKAVLKVFHSSMTKS, from the coding sequence ATGTCAACCTTCCAGAACACCACAGCTTCTTCCATCATTTTCCTGCTCACTGGAGTGCCCGGGCTGGAAGCCTTCCACACTTGGATCTCCAttcccttctgctttctctaTGCAACTGCTCTGTCAGGAAACAGCCTGATTCTCTTTGTCATTATCACCCAGCCCAGCCTCCACGAGCCCATGTATTATTTTCTCTCCATGCTGTCCACCACTGACCTCGGGCTCTCCATCTCCACTCTGGCCACCATGCTGGGGATATTCTGGTTCAATGCCAGAGAGATCAGTTTCAATGCTTGCTTGTCACAAATGTTCTTTATTCAACTCTTCACTGTCATGGAATCCTCAGTGCTGTTGGCTATGGCTTTTGATCGTTACATGGCCATCTCCAACCCTCTTAGGTATGCTTCGGTCTTAACTGACCTTAAAATAGCTCAGATTGGAGTAGCAATTGTTACCAGAGGCACACTGATACTAACTCCTATGGTTGTCCTTCTTAAAAGATTATCCTACTGTAGCAGCCATGTGCTCCACCACTCCTACTGTTTCCACCCCGATGTCATGAAGCTCTCATGCACAGACACCAGGATCAACAGTGCAGTTGGGCTCACTGCCCTGATCTCCACTGCTGGAGTTGACTCTGTCTTCATCATCCTCTCCTATGTCCTGATCATCAGAACTGTCCTCAGCATTGCTTCcccagaagagaggaagaaagcctTCAGCACATGTATCTCCCATATTGGGGCTGTGGCTGTATTCTATATTCCACTGATTAGTCTGTCCTTTGTCCACAGATTTGGTAAACGAGCTCCACCATATGTCCATACTCTGATTGCCAATGCCTACCTGCTGATCCCTCCTGTCATGAACCCCATCATCTACAGTGTGAAGACCAAGCAGATATGGAAGGCTGTGTTGAAAGTTTTCCATTCCAGCATGACAAAGAGCTAG
- the LOC110297999 gene encoding olfactory receptor 51F2-like codes for MVLWMHESPPLLINQQEMETSRCKRLNSVNFHTWISIPFCFLYATALSGNSLILFVIITQPSLHEPMYYFLSMLSTTDLGLSISTLATMLGIFWFNAREISFNACLSQMFFIQLFTVMESSVLLAMAFDRYVAISNPLRYASVLTDVKIVVIGVAIITRGTLIQTPLAVLLKRLSFCSSHVLHHSYCFHPDIMKLSCTDTRINSAVGLTVLISTAGVDSVFIILSYVLIIRTVLSIASPEERKKAFSTCISHIGAVAVFYIPLISLSFVHRFGKRAPPYVHTLIANAYLLIPPVMNPIIYSVKTKQIRKAVLKVLHSSMTKS; via the exons ATGGTGTTGTGGATGCACGAGTCTCCTCCTCTACTCATCAACCAGCAAGAGATGGAGACCTCACGTTGCAAAAGATTGAATTCTGTCA ACTTCCACACCTGGATCTCCAttcccttctgctttctctaTGCAACTGCCCTGTCAGGGAACAGCCTGATTCTCTTTGTCATTATCACCCAGCCCAGCCTCCACGAGCCCATGTATTACTTCCTCTCCATGCTGTCCACCACTGACCTCGGGCTCTCCATCTCCACTCTGGCCACCATGCTGGGAATATTTTGGTTCAATGCCAGGGAGATCAGCTTCAATGCCTGCTTGTCACAGATGTTCTTCATTCAGCTCTTCACTGTCATGGAATCCTCAGTGCTGTTGGCTATGGCTTTTGATCGTTATGTGGCCATCTCCAACCCTCTTAGATATGCTTCAGTTTTAACTGATGTTAAAATAGTAGTAATTGGAGTAGCAATCATCACTCGGGGAACCCTAATCCAGACTCCCCTTGCAGTGCTCCTGAAAAGATTGTCCTTCTGCAGCAGCCATGTGCTCCACCACTCCTACTGTTTCCACCCCGATATCATGAAGCTCTCATGCACAGACACCAGGATCAACAGTGCAGTTGGGCTCACTGTCCTGATCTCTACTGCTGGAGTTGACTCTGTCTTTATCATCCTCTCCTATGTCCTGATCATCAGAACTGTCCTCAGCATTGCTTCcccagaagagaggaagaaagcctTCAGCACGTGTATCTCTCATATTGGGGCTGTGGCTGTGTTCTATATTCCACTGATTAGTCTGTCCTTTGTCCACAGATTTGGGAAACGAGCTCCACCATATGTCCATACTCTGATTGCCAATGCCTACCTGCTGATCCCTCCTGTCATGAACCCCATCATCTACAGCGTGAAGACCAAGCAGATACGGAAGGCTGTGCTGAAAGTTCTCCATTCTAGTATGACAAAGAGCTAG